In Sorghum bicolor cultivar BTx623 chromosome 10, Sorghum_bicolor_NCBIv3, whole genome shotgun sequence, one genomic interval encodes:
- the LOC8076738 gene encoding zinc transporter 10 isoform X2 has product MPFFEEMMEGSSYIRTHLQQIAAASVSTASCGGASNTDADDAECRDEAAALRLKMVAVAAILVAGATGVAIPLVGRRCRGRGGGASSSSGSFSSSPSAGGAFVLVKAFAAGVILATGFVHMLHDADEALTDPCLPAAPWRRFPFPGFVAMLAALATLVFDFVGTHMYESKQHSADAAEAAAAAGNASVNASGHDVTAALLEDGALAGSVASGIGYGALMGSVGSSIGYSALMGSVGSSIGGGHMDPMHIVGMRAHAAAHRHSYSHGIGPCDDGHNGNDEEPSQARHVVVSQILELGIVSHSVIIGLSLGVSQNPCTIKPLVAALSFHQFFEGFALGGCISEAQFKGFSTLLMAFFFAITTPTGITVGAADFLSKRMSCNLRLQVCSYIALFLGAMSMSSLAIWA; this is encoded by the exons ATGCCGTTCTTCGAG GAAATGATGGAGGGATCGTCGTACATCCGCACGCACCTGCAGCAGATCGCCGCAG CGTCGGTCTCCACGGCAAGCTGCGGCGGCGCGTCTAACACCGACGCCGATGACGCGGAGTGCCGCGACGAGGCGGCGGCGCTGAGGCTCAAGATGGTGGCCGTCGCGGCCATACTCGTCGCCGGCGCGACCGGCGTCGCGATCCCGCTCGTcggccgccgctgccgcgggcgcggaggaggagcctcctcctcctccggctccttctcctcctccccctccgccGGCGGGGCGTTCGTGCTCGTCAAGGCGTTCGCGGCCGGGGTGATCCTGGCCACGGGCTTCGTCCACATGCTGCACGACgcggacgaggcgctcacggaCCCCTGCCTCCCCGCCGCGCCCTGGCGCCGCTTCCCGTTCCCGGGCTTCGTCGCCATGCTCGCCGCGCTCGCCACGCTCGTCTTCGACTTCGTCGGCACGCACATGTACGAAAGCAAGCAGCACAGCGCCGACGCGGcggaagccgccgccgccgcaggcaATGCCAGTGTCAATGCGAGCGGCCACGACGTGACCGCGGCGCTGCTAGAGGACGGCGCGCTCGCGGGGAGCGTTGCCAGCGGCATAGGGTACGGCGCGCTCATGGGGAGCGTTGGCAGCAGCATAGGGTACAGCGCGCTCATGGGGAGCGTTGGAAGCAGCATCGGGGGAGGCCACATGGACCCCATGCACATCGTGGGGATGCGCGCGCACGCCGCGGCGCACAGGCATAGCTACTCCCACGGGATCGGCCCTTGTGATGACGGTCACAATGGGAACGATGAGGAGCCGTCCCAAGCTCGTCATGTGGTTGTCTCACAG ATTCTTGAGCTTGGGATTGTATCACACTCGGTGATCATCGGACTATCTTTGGGCGTCTCACAGAACCCCTGTACCATCAAGCCTCTAGTTGCTGCCCTCTCCTTCCACCAGTTTTTTGAGGGCTTTGCATTGGGCGGCTGCATTTCTGAG GCTCAGTTCAAGGGTTTCTCTACACTCCTtatggctttcttcttcgctaTCACAACGCCTACTGGGATCACCGTGGGGGCAG CTGATTTCCTCAGCAAGAGAATGAGCTGTAACCTGAGGCTTCAAGTCTGCTCATACATTGCCTTGTTCCTTGGTGCCATGTCCATGTCGTCTCTGGCCATCTGGGCTTAG
- the LOC8076738 gene encoding zinc transporter 10 isoform X3, with the protein MPFFEEMMEGSSYIRTHLQQIAAASVSTASCGGASNTDADDAECRDEAAALRLKMVAVAAILVAGATGVAIPLVGRRCRGRGGGASSSSGSFSSSPSAGGAFVLVKAFAAGVILATGFVHMLHDADEALTDPCLPAAPWRRFPFPGFVAMLAALATLVFDFVGTHMYESKQHSADAAEAAAAAGNASVNASGHDVTAALLEDGALAGSVASGIGYGALMGSVGSSIGYSALMGSVGSSIGGGHMDPMHIVGMRAHAAAHRHSYSHGIGPCDDGHNGNDEEPSQARHVVVSQILELGIVSHSVIIGLSLGVSQNPCTIKPLVAALSFHQFFEGFALGGCISEVNIWLSSRVSLHSLWLSSSLSQRLLGSPWGQVSRPSTTPTARGHLW; encoded by the exons ATGCCGTTCTTCGAG GAAATGATGGAGGGATCGTCGTACATCCGCACGCACCTGCAGCAGATCGCCGCAG CGTCGGTCTCCACGGCAAGCTGCGGCGGCGCGTCTAACACCGACGCCGATGACGCGGAGTGCCGCGACGAGGCGGCGGCGCTGAGGCTCAAGATGGTGGCCGTCGCGGCCATACTCGTCGCCGGCGCGACCGGCGTCGCGATCCCGCTCGTcggccgccgctgccgcgggcgcggaggaggagcctcctcctcctccggctccttctcctcctccccctccgccGGCGGGGCGTTCGTGCTCGTCAAGGCGTTCGCGGCCGGGGTGATCCTGGCCACGGGCTTCGTCCACATGCTGCACGACgcggacgaggcgctcacggaCCCCTGCCTCCCCGCCGCGCCCTGGCGCCGCTTCCCGTTCCCGGGCTTCGTCGCCATGCTCGCCGCGCTCGCCACGCTCGTCTTCGACTTCGTCGGCACGCACATGTACGAAAGCAAGCAGCACAGCGCCGACGCGGcggaagccgccgccgccgcaggcaATGCCAGTGTCAATGCGAGCGGCCACGACGTGACCGCGGCGCTGCTAGAGGACGGCGCGCTCGCGGGGAGCGTTGCCAGCGGCATAGGGTACGGCGCGCTCATGGGGAGCGTTGGCAGCAGCATAGGGTACAGCGCGCTCATGGGGAGCGTTGGAAGCAGCATCGGGGGAGGCCACATGGACCCCATGCACATCGTGGGGATGCGCGCGCACGCCGCGGCGCACAGGCATAGCTACTCCCACGGGATCGGCCCTTGTGATGACGGTCACAATGGGAACGATGAGGAGCCGTCCCAAGCTCGTCATGTGGTTGTCTCACAG ATTCTTGAGCTTGGGATTGTATCACACTCGGTGATCATCGGACTATCTTTGGGCGTCTCACAGAACCCCTGTACCATCAAGCCTCTAGTTGCTGCCCTCTCCTTCCACCAGTTTTTTGAGGGCTTTGCATTGGGCGGCTGCATTTCTGAGGTTAATATCTG GCTCAGTTCAAGGGTTTCTCTACACTCCTtatggctttcttcttcgctaTCACAACGCCTACTGGGATCACCGTGGGGGCAGGTATCGCGTCCTTCTACAACCCCAACAGCCCGAGGGCACTTGTGGTAG
- the LOC8076738 gene encoding zinc transporter 10 isoform X4 codes for MPFFEEMMEGSSYIRTHLQQIAAASVSTASCGGASNTDADDAECRDEAAALRLKMVAVAAILVAGATGVAIPLVGRRCRGRGGGASSSSGSFSSSPSAGGAFVLVKAFAAGVILATGFVHMLHDADEALTDPCLPAAPWRRFPFPGFVAMLAALATLVFDFVGTHMYESKQHSADAAEAAAAAGNASVNASGHDVTAALLEDGALAGSVASGIGYGALMGSVGSSIGYSALMGSVGSSIGGGHMDPMHIVGMRAHAAAHRHSYSHGIGPCDDGHNGNDEEPSQARHVVVSQILELGIVSHSVIIGLSLGVSQNPCTIKPLVAALSFHQFFEGFALGGCISEVNIWLSSRVSLHSLWLSSSLSQRLLGSPWGQLISSARE; via the exons ATGCCGTTCTTCGAG GAAATGATGGAGGGATCGTCGTACATCCGCACGCACCTGCAGCAGATCGCCGCAG CGTCGGTCTCCACGGCAAGCTGCGGCGGCGCGTCTAACACCGACGCCGATGACGCGGAGTGCCGCGACGAGGCGGCGGCGCTGAGGCTCAAGATGGTGGCCGTCGCGGCCATACTCGTCGCCGGCGCGACCGGCGTCGCGATCCCGCTCGTcggccgccgctgccgcgggcgcggaggaggagcctcctcctcctccggctccttctcctcctccccctccgccGGCGGGGCGTTCGTGCTCGTCAAGGCGTTCGCGGCCGGGGTGATCCTGGCCACGGGCTTCGTCCACATGCTGCACGACgcggacgaggcgctcacggaCCCCTGCCTCCCCGCCGCGCCCTGGCGCCGCTTCCCGTTCCCGGGCTTCGTCGCCATGCTCGCCGCGCTCGCCACGCTCGTCTTCGACTTCGTCGGCACGCACATGTACGAAAGCAAGCAGCACAGCGCCGACGCGGcggaagccgccgccgccgcaggcaATGCCAGTGTCAATGCGAGCGGCCACGACGTGACCGCGGCGCTGCTAGAGGACGGCGCGCTCGCGGGGAGCGTTGCCAGCGGCATAGGGTACGGCGCGCTCATGGGGAGCGTTGGCAGCAGCATAGGGTACAGCGCGCTCATGGGGAGCGTTGGAAGCAGCATCGGGGGAGGCCACATGGACCCCATGCACATCGTGGGGATGCGCGCGCACGCCGCGGCGCACAGGCATAGCTACTCCCACGGGATCGGCCCTTGTGATGACGGTCACAATGGGAACGATGAGGAGCCGTCCCAAGCTCGTCATGTGGTTGTCTCACAG ATTCTTGAGCTTGGGATTGTATCACACTCGGTGATCATCGGACTATCTTTGGGCGTCTCACAGAACCCCTGTACCATCAAGCCTCTAGTTGCTGCCCTCTCCTTCCACCAGTTTTTTGAGGGCTTTGCATTGGGCGGCTGCATTTCTGAGGTTAATATCTG GCTCAGTTCAAGGGTTTCTCTACACTCCTtatggctttcttcttcgctaTCACAACGCCTACTGGGATCACCGTGGGGGCAG CTGATTTCCTCAGCAAGAGAATGA
- the LOC8076738 gene encoding zinc transporter 10 isoform X1, translating to MPFFEEMMEGSSYIRTHLQQIAAASVSTASCGGASNTDADDAECRDEAAALRLKMVAVAAILVAGATGVAIPLVGRRCRGRGGGASSSSGSFSSSPSAGGAFVLVKAFAAGVILATGFVHMLHDADEALTDPCLPAAPWRRFPFPGFVAMLAALATLVFDFVGTHMYESKQHSADAAEAAAAAGNASVNASGHDVTAALLEDGALAGSVASGIGYGALMGSVGSSIGYSALMGSVGSSIGGGHMDPMHIVGMRAHAAAHRHSYSHGIGPCDDGHNGNDEEPSQARHVVVSQILELGIVSHSVIIGLSLGVSQNPCTIKPLVAALSFHQFFEGFALGGCISEAQFKGFSTLLMAFFFAITTPTGITVGAGIASFYNPNSPRALVVEGILDSISAGILIYMALVDLIAADFLSKRMSCNLRLQVCSYIALFLGAMSMSSLAIWA from the exons ATGCCGTTCTTCGAG GAAATGATGGAGGGATCGTCGTACATCCGCACGCACCTGCAGCAGATCGCCGCAG CGTCGGTCTCCACGGCAAGCTGCGGCGGCGCGTCTAACACCGACGCCGATGACGCGGAGTGCCGCGACGAGGCGGCGGCGCTGAGGCTCAAGATGGTGGCCGTCGCGGCCATACTCGTCGCCGGCGCGACCGGCGTCGCGATCCCGCTCGTcggccgccgctgccgcgggcgcggaggaggagcctcctcctcctccggctccttctcctcctccccctccgccGGCGGGGCGTTCGTGCTCGTCAAGGCGTTCGCGGCCGGGGTGATCCTGGCCACGGGCTTCGTCCACATGCTGCACGACgcggacgaggcgctcacggaCCCCTGCCTCCCCGCCGCGCCCTGGCGCCGCTTCCCGTTCCCGGGCTTCGTCGCCATGCTCGCCGCGCTCGCCACGCTCGTCTTCGACTTCGTCGGCACGCACATGTACGAAAGCAAGCAGCACAGCGCCGACGCGGcggaagccgccgccgccgcaggcaATGCCAGTGTCAATGCGAGCGGCCACGACGTGACCGCGGCGCTGCTAGAGGACGGCGCGCTCGCGGGGAGCGTTGCCAGCGGCATAGGGTACGGCGCGCTCATGGGGAGCGTTGGCAGCAGCATAGGGTACAGCGCGCTCATGGGGAGCGTTGGAAGCAGCATCGGGGGAGGCCACATGGACCCCATGCACATCGTGGGGATGCGCGCGCACGCCGCGGCGCACAGGCATAGCTACTCCCACGGGATCGGCCCTTGTGATGACGGTCACAATGGGAACGATGAGGAGCCGTCCCAAGCTCGTCATGTGGTTGTCTCACAG ATTCTTGAGCTTGGGATTGTATCACACTCGGTGATCATCGGACTATCTTTGGGCGTCTCACAGAACCCCTGTACCATCAAGCCTCTAGTTGCTGCCCTCTCCTTCCACCAGTTTTTTGAGGGCTTTGCATTGGGCGGCTGCATTTCTGAG GCTCAGTTCAAGGGTTTCTCTACACTCCTtatggctttcttcttcgctaTCACAACGCCTACTGGGATCACCGTGGGGGCAGGTATCGCGTCCTTCTACAACCCCAACAGCCCGAGGGCACTTGTGGTAGAGGGCATTCTGGATTCCATATCGGCTGGTATTCTGATCTACATGGCCTTGGTGGACCTCATTGCAGCTGATTTCCTCAGCAAGAGAATGAGCTGTAACCTGAGGCTTCAAGTCTGCTCATACATTGCCTTGTTCCTTGGTGCCATGTCCATGTCGTCTCTGGCCATCTGGGCTTAG